The Populus trichocarpa isolate Nisqually-1 chromosome 2, P.trichocarpa_v4.1, whole genome shotgun sequence genome has a window encoding:
- the LOC7488611 gene encoding probable pectate lyase 8, whose amino-acid sequence MEVSLRSFCVRTMLVLVVLISVNAAEEKDEQKLRLKETQELLSSKNSSMADWYDDAWNEHTMEDPEEVAAMVDESIRNSTERRKLGFFSCVTGNPIDDCWRCDPHWQLHRKRLANCGIGFGRNAVGGRDGRFYVVSNPGDDDPVNPKPGTLRHAVIQDEPLWIVFKRDMVITLKQELIMNSFKTIDARGTNVHIANGACITIQFITNVIIHGLHVHDCKPTGNAMVRSSPSHYGWRTIADGDGISIFGSSHIWIDHNSLSNCADGLIDAIIGSTAITISNNYFTHHNEVMLLGHSDSYQRDKQMQVTIAYNHFGEGLIQRMPRCRHGYFHVVNNDYTHWEMYAIGGSADPTINSQGNRYLAPANAFAKEVTKRVETNAGVWKHWNWRSEGDLLLNGAYFTASGAGAAASYARASSLGAKSSSMVGDITSNAGALSCRRGRRC is encoded by the exons ATGGAGGTTTCGCTGAGAAGCTTTTGTGTACGGACAATGCTGGTTCTGGTTGTGCTTATCAGTGTAAACGCTGCGGAGGAGAAAGACGAGCAAAAATTGAG GTTGAAGGAAACGCAAGAGTTGTTGAGCTCAAAGAACTCGTCAATGGCGGACTG gtatGATGATGCATGGAACGAGCATACTATGGAGGATCCGGAGGAAGTTGCGGCAATGGTTGACGA GAGCATACGCAACAGCACAGAAAGGAGGAAATTGGGATTTTTCTCATGCGTAACTGGCAATCCTATTGATGATTGTTGGCGATGTGATCCCCATTGGCAACTCCACAGAAAGCGCCTTGCTAACTGTGGCATTGGTTTTGGACGCAATGCCGTAGGTGGTCGCGATGGAAGATTCTATGTTGTTAGTAACCCTGGCGATGATGATCCTGTTAACCCAAAACCAGGGACACTACGCCATGCTGTCATTCAAGACGAGCCTTTGTGGATTGTGTTCAAGAGGGACATGGTGATTACCCTCAAGCAAGAGCTCATCATGAACAGCTTCAAGACCATCGATGCTCGTGGAACCAATGTTCACATTGCCAATGGGGCTTGCATCACCATCCAGTTTATCACAAATGTCATAATTCATGGTCTCCACGTACATGATTGTAAGCCTACAGGGAACGCAATGGTTCGTAGCTCGCCTAGCCATTATGGGTGGAGAACAATAGCTGACGGAGATGGTATTTCCATTTTTGGATCAAGCCACATTTGGATTGATCACAATTCTCTTTCAAACTGCGCTGATGGCCTCATTGATGCTATAATAGGGTCAACAGCCATTACCATTTCGAACAACTATTTCACTCACCATAACGAG GTTATGCTATTGGGCCATAGTGACTCCTACCAAAGAGATAAGCAGATGCAAGTGACCATTGCCTACAACCATTTTGGTGAGGGTCTTATCCAGAGGATGCCAAG GTGCAGGCATGGGTATTTCCATGTAGTGAACAATGACTACACCCACTGGGAAATGTATGCCATTGGAGGAAGTGCTGATCCCACCATTAACAGCCAGGGCAACAGATATCTTGCCCCTGCCAACGCTTTTGCCAAAGAG GTGACAAAAAGGGTGGAGACGAATGCTGGAGTATGGAAGCATTGGAATTGGAGATCAGAGGGAGACCTGCTGCTAAATGGAGCCTACTTCACTGCATCAGGAGCCGGAGCTGCAGCCAGCTATGCCAGGGCCTCAAGCTTAGGGGCAAAGTCCTCATCGATGGTCGGGGACATTACTTCAAATGCCGGTGCCCTTTCCTGCCGCAGGGGCCGCCGATGTTAA
- the LOC7488612 gene encoding uncharacterized protein LOC7488612 encodes MLRLICYLSFLVISITTVYSDQEKSIYDVLKAHGLPIGLLPKGVKEFKIDETGRFEVHLDQACNAKFESELHYDMNVTGSLSYGQIGALSGISSQELFLWFPVKGIRVDVPSSGLIYFDVGVVFKQFSLSLFEMPRDCVAVRNEEIVALRHRKFIADTVAKSQPGKVGYELEQENFGRDFL; translated from the exons atgcttcGTTTAATTTGTTACCTTTCATTTCTTGTAATATCAATCACAACCGTCTATTCCGATCAGGAAAAATCGATATACGATGTCTTAAAAGCGCACGGGCTCCCCATAGGGTTGCTACCGAAGGGAGTGAAGGAATTCAAGATCGATGAAACGGGGCGTTTCGAGGTACACTTGGATCAGGCTTGCAATGCGAAGTTTGAGAGTGAATTGCATTACGATATGAATGTTACGGGCAGTTTGAGTTACGGGCAGATCGGAGCTTTATCGGGGATTTCGTCGCAGGAGTTGTTTCTGTGGTTTCCTGTTAAAGGGATTCGAGTTGATGTGCCGAGTTCAGGTCTTATTTATTTCGATGTTGGTGTTGTTTTTAAGCAATTTTCACTTTCCTTGTTTGAGATGCCCAGAGATTGTGTTGCTGTTCGTAATGAGGAAATTGTAGCTCTTCGGCATCGAAAGTTTATTGCTGATACTGTTGCCAAG AGTCAACCTGGGAAGGTAGGATATGAACTTGAACAGGAGAATTTTGGGAGGGATTTCCTGTAG
- the LOC7462454 gene encoding uncharacterized protein LOC7462454 translates to MATSSLHRLSSQINRIPSLSPFTKSILTRSSATTTSAAKVADRIVKLSAIDPDGQKREIVGLSGHTLLKALTNNGLIDPASHRLEEIEACSAECEVNIAQEWLEKLPPRSYDEEYVLKRNSRARVLNKHSRLGCQVVLTKDLQGMVVAVPEPKPWDIP, encoded by the coding sequence ATGGCAACATCATCTCTACACAGACTCTCCTCTCAAATCAACCGcattccttctctctctcccttcaCCAAATCCATCCTCACCCGCTCCTCCGCCACCACCACCTCCGCCGCCAAAGTCGCCGATAGAATCGTGAAGCTCTCAGCGATCGATCCGGACGGCCAGAAGCGAGAGATCGTGGGTCTTTCAGGTCATACTCTCCTCAAAGCCCTAACAAATAACGGCCTAATCGACCCAGCCTCGCATCGCCTGGAGGAGATCGAGGCTTGCTCCGCTGAATGCGAGGTCAACATCGCCCAGGAGTGGCTCGAGAAGCTGCCCCCGAGATCTTATGACGAGGAATATGTGCTGAAGAGGAATTCGAGAGCTAGGGTTTTGAACAAGCATTCAAGGTTGGGTTGTCAGGTTGTGCTTACCAAGGATCTCCAAGGTATGGTTGTTGCTGTCCCTGAGCCTAAGCCTTGGGATATTCCATAA